A single region of the Syngnathoides biaculeatus isolate LvHL_M chromosome 17, ASM1980259v1, whole genome shotgun sequence genome encodes:
- the map1b gene encoding microtubule-associated protein 1B isoform X2, which translates to MPRTLPKMLSCTFCGSNGPTWKDCQGSRKSVKFGDWQRILHHKSNVLETVVLINPADETVSTEVRLMISDSARHKLLVLSGQCTESTGELILQSGSFSFSKFIDIFTDQEIGELLSTIHPENKANLTLYCPDQGDWKNSNLDKHNLQDFINMKLNSTLILPEMEGLSEFTEYLSESVEIPTPFDMLEPPASGGFLKLSKPCCYIFPGGHGDSALFAVNGFNMLINGGSDRKSCFWKLVRHLDRVDSVLLTHIGDDNLPGINSMLQRKIAELEEEQSQDSTANSDWVKNMISPDIGVVFVNLPENLESPEPNYRVRRNLEEAAATQQFLTKLNLRMEPLQRPVGNTIEPIILFQKMGVGKLEMYVLNPAKNSNEMQHFMKQWTGSQKDTASMLLPNGKESEFPISYLTSISSLIVWHPANPSEKVVRVLFPGNATQRHIFEGLEKLKHLDFLKQAVVTQKAMSVDVPATPTPKQAKMKNRTDSKESLKSTPKQSPSKAVRKESKEEVAEKAKADADELSHEKQQKAEKKEKTALKKERSQAPEKELRAKPDQTSQKETLEKKTTLTKVKPEKERIGKKDMKISPEKKKEVKKDVAKKEDTPKREIKKDERVKREEAKKRDVKKDIRRDSPMKEKKDEKREPKKDVKKLTKDTKKLSAPGEDKGQSLKPKLLKKEVSKKDAGTPSKMKPKGGSKTSKVEAPKIATDKVAPTVDPEAERAAMSSPEDLTKDFEELRAEDLVDDAAAVPDAVQEEAAMSCYKVSTQTKPSPEAPESVDEGFATTDAEGESGAAPAEQALKGKPNGGGGEKFEGECVAEEASDGGDYQDKGETEKVHEPQKLSSNQDEPCESLDDGELGDDQQIGESTTENEKRSSSTSPKESSPVSPAASIHDEILPTGIESSTASDDAPEEFTVTSGLTQSTIEISSVPTPMDEMLTPRDGFSDETGNDGTDLASPEVSRFGISQSGEGDKNKLPLLQSRTSPDYSKSDATEGQDYNHTASTISPPSLLEEDRILGERKAGSLTALQETSEKQATESARLASTSPFVHSPTSDQKYKLESPSMFSTPIELSTTLAGCTRATGDSTLSPEDKTLEGASSPQSSGHTPYYQSPVEEKAGALPPTSENEDQGPVIVEVTSDKEVSSDRSTPEAEEKEFSSPTGKVTSFPKGPPSSVLDSPTKKDMDDRNRSVFSSTTLARQEPDAFSITAFKEESKMSISEGSASDKSGTPLEEVVAEDVFSHLASASTASLATSSLPEPTTDSPSLHAEVGSPHSTEVDDSLSVSVGQTPTTFHEAEAASPSKEDCPRPMSISPDSSPRTKVNTQMHDTKSPEHSTTSMEFGQESPDHSLALDFSKQSPEHPSAGSNSRATENGPTEITDSPSDVVRPSEEQISTAEKHLLFDDADSAHAASVTPSDASQSTPSVTTPCQITELTLMVEQTEGSPVTPKAASFTRSPHSSEASPVSGDPAERDISPTSAFAEHKFGTLEKLDKPSELTKAASFTLAPTHSAHPSEASPVSRGPTERKSPISPSAEHKSDAQEKVDQCYDMMKAASSTHSPPHSPRSSQASPVSGGPMEKDISPVSPSMEHKSDVQGKHDKPSEITSLSLSSSWFSDEGKPFPEKETNPFICEDSRFKKSPGSPKAPSPSYLPPSSQPYATNAACSFGEPDSSKISPSGVSRADVDLCLVTSCEYRHPKTELSPSFINPNPLEYFINEESAPEEEKRLETVGGGPPPPGGKLPAKQCEETPPTSISESAPSQTDSDVPPGTEECPSITADANIDSEDDSETLPADRTLAYRHADPPPVALRDSAPSVGPRDVCMVDPEALKAEENRHNANTEAAEKPKKKKLTKKASSPARKTSLSKAKDSKNASPKKSLGEGKEAKNATNKSASRGTGGKASSVASVPNCPPMYMDLVYIPNHCSAKNVDAEFFQRVRSSYYVVSGNDQTSQEPSRAVLDALLEGKARWENNMQITLIPTHDTDVMREWYQESHDKQQELNVMVLASSSTVVMQDESFPACKIEM; encoded by the exons ATGCCACGAACGCTTCCCAAGATGTTGTCCTGTACATTTTGCGGTTCAAATGGTCCAACGTGGAAGGACTGTCAAGGATCTCGCAAAAGTGTGAAATTTGGAGACT ggcAGCGAATTCTTCATCATAAAAGCAACGTGCTGGAGACGGTGGTGCTCATCAACCCTGCGGACGAAACCGTCAGCACCGAG GTCCGACTGATGATCTCCGACTCCGCCAGGCACAAGCTTCTTGTCCTGTCGGGCCAATGCACCGAAAGCACCGGCGAGCTCATACTTCAGTCCGGATCGTTCTCCTTCTCCAAATTCATCGACATATTCACGGACCAAGAG ATTGGCGAACTGCTGAGCACCATCCACCCGGAAAACAAAGCCAACCTGACGCTCTACTGCCCCGATCAAGGCGACTGGAAAAACTCTAACCTAGACAAACACAACCTACAGGACTTCATCAACATGAAGCTGAACTCGACACTCATTCTCCCTGAAATGGAGGGCCTCTCCGAGTTCACTGAGTACCTGTCGGAATCCGTCGAGATCCCGACGCCTTTCGACATGCTCGAACCTCCGGCCTCCGGCGGATTCCTTAAGCTCTCCAAGCCGTGCTGCTACATCTTCCCCGGCGGCCACGGCGACTCGGCTCTCTTTGCCGTCAACGGGTTCAACATGCTCATCAACGGCGGCTCCGACAGGAAGTCCTGTTTCTGGAAGCTGGTGAGGCACCTGGACCGCGTGGACTCCGTCCTGCTAACCCACATCGGCGATGACAACCTGCCGGGCATCAACAGCATGCTGCAAAGAAAGATTGCggagctggaggaggagcaGTCACAGGATTCGACGGCAAACAGCGACTGGGTGAAGAACATGATCTCGCCGGATATCGGCGTTGTGTTTGTGAATCTTCCGGAAAATTTGGAAAGCCCTGAACCTAATTACAGAGTGCGCAGGAATCTCGAGGAGGCGGCCGCTACTCAACAATTCCTCACTAAGCTGAACCTGAGAATGGAACCACTGCAGCGGCCCGTCGGGAACACGATCGAACCCATTATCCTTTTCCAGAAGATGGGCGTGGGGAAGCTCGAGATGTACGTCCTCAATCCGGCAAAGAACAGCAATGAGATGCAGCATTTTATGAAGCAGTGGACAGGAAGCCAAAAGGACACGGCTTCCATGCTGCTGCCAAACGGGAAAGAGTCAGAGTTCCCCATTTCGTACTTGACTTCTATAAGCTCACTCATCGTGTGGCACCCCGCGAACCCCTCGGAGAAAGTGGTACGCGTTCTCTTTCCGGGAAACGCCACCCAGCGGCACATCTTTGAAGGCTTGGAAAAGCTAAAACACCTGGATTTCTTGAAGCAGGCTGTCGTCACTCAAAAAGCAATGTCCGTCGACGTGCCGGCCACGCCGACGCCCAAGCAAGCCAAGATGAAAAACAGAACGGACAGCAAAGAGAGCCTGAAGTCCACCCCGAAGCAGTCACCAAGCAAAGCTGTCAGGAAGGAATCCAAGGAGGAGGTGGCCGAGAAAGCCAAGGCGGATGCAGATGAACTGTCTCACGAAAAGCAACAAAAGGcagagaagaaagaaaagaccGCACTGAAGAAGGAACGTTCACAAGCCCCCGAGAAAGAACTGAGGGCAAAACCGGACCAAACGTCCCAGAAAgaaacactggaaaaaaagacgACTCTCACCAAAGTGAAACctgaaaaggagaggattggcaaaaaagacatgaaaatatctccagagaagaagaaggaggttAAAAAAGATGTGGCCAAAAAAGAGGACACGCCTAAGAGAGAGATTAAGAAAGATGAACGGGTGAAGAGGGAGGAAGCGAAGAAAAGGGATGTGAAAAAGGACATCAGGAGAGATTCGCCCATGAAGGAGAAAAAGGATGAAAAGCGGGAGCCGAAGAAGGATGTTAAAAAGCTGACAAAAGACACCAAAAAGCTTTCTGCTCCCGGTGAAGACAAAGGCCAGTCCCTGAAACCAAAGCTCCTGAAAAAAGAGGTTTCAAAGAAAGACGCAGGCACGCCCTCAAAGATGAAACCCAAAGGAGGTTCCAAAACATCAAAGGTGGAAGCTCCCAAAATTgccacagataaagttgcgccGACAGTGGACCCCGAGGCAGAAAGGGCCGCTATGTCTTCCCCCGAGGACCTCACGAAGGACTTTGAAGAGCTTCGAGCGGAAGATCTGGTGGACGATGCGGCGGCCGTGCCAGACGCTGTCCAAGAAGAGGCTGCAATGAGCTGCTATAAAGTCTCCACGCAGACCAAACCCTCCCCCGAGGCACCGGAGTCTGTTGATGAGGGTTTCGCCACAACAGACGCTGAAGGAGAAAGTGGAGCCGCACCAGCCGAACAAGCTCTCAAGGGAAAACCCAACGGCGGTGGGGGTGAGAAGTTTGAAGGGGAGTGCGTGGCGGAAGAAGCATCCGATGGAGGCGATTACCAAGACAAAGGGGAAACCGAGAAGGTTCACGAGCCACAAAAACTGTCATCAAATCAAGATGAGCCCTGCGAAAGTCTTGATGACGGTGAACTTGGAGATGATCAGCAAATAGGCGAAAGCACAACTGAGAACGAGAAACGGAGTTCTTCAACCTCACCCAAGGAGTCATCGCCCGTTTCCCCCGCCGCGTCCATCCATGATGAAATACTCCCGACTGGCATAGAGAGTTCGACTGCCTCAGACGACGCGCCCGAGGAGTTCACAGTCACCTCTGGCCTCACCCAGTCCACAATTGAGATCTCCAGTGTGCCGACTCCCATGGATGAGATGCTGACTCCGAGGGACGGCTTCAGCGACGAAACGGGCAATGACGGGACGGACTTGGCATCGCCGGAGGTCAGCAGATTTGGAATATCCCAATCTGGAGAGGGTGACAAGAACAAACTACCTCTACTCCAGAGTAGAACTAGTCCAGATTACTCCAAGAGCGATGCAACGGAGGGCCAAGACTACAACCACACCGCTTCGACAATCTCTCCACCGTCGTTATTAGAAGAGGACAGAATTCTTGGTGAAAGGAAAGCAGGAAGCCTGACCGCACTTCAAGAAACATCTGAAAAGCAGGCCACAGAATCTGCAAGGCTGGCTTCAACATCACCATTTGTGCATTCTCCCACAAGTGACCAAAAGTACAAATTGGAGTCCCCATCAATGTTTTCCACCCCTATTGAACTATCGACCACCTTAGCAGGGTGCACTAGAGCAACAGGTGACTCCACCCTCAGCCCAGAAGACAAAACATTGGAAGGCGCCAGCTCCCCGCAGTCCTCCGGTCATACACCCTATTATCAGTCCCCTGTCGAAGAAAAAGCAGGAGCTCTGCCACCCACGTCGGAAAACGAAGATCAGGGTCCAGTTATTGTAGAGGTTACAAGTGACAAAGAGGTCTCCTCAGACAGGAGTACACCTGAGGCTGAGGAGAAAGAGTTTTCCTCCCCTACGGGTAAGGTTACCTCCTTTCCAAAAGGCCCGCCTTCAAGTGTACTCGACTCCCCGACAAAAAAGGACATGGATGACCGCAACCGATCGGTCTTTTCCTCAACAACATTGGCGAGACAAGAACCGGATGCTTTCTCCATCACAGCTTTCAAAGAAGAGAGCAAAATGTCCATTTCCGAAGGTAGCGCATCCGACAAATCCGGCACACCTCTGGAGGAAGTGGTTGCAGAGGACGTGTTTTCACATTTAGCCTCAGCTTCCACCGCCTCACTCGCCACCAGCTCTCTGCCAGAGCCCACCACCGACTCCCCTTCCCTTCACGCTGAGGTCGGCTCTCCTCACTCAACAGAAGTAGATGATTCTTTGTCGGTTTCCGTCGGCCAGACGCCGACCACCTTTCACGAGGCGGAGGCAGCGTCCCCCTCCAAGGAGGACTGCCCTCGACCCATGTCCATCTCCCCGGACAGCTCACCAAGGACAAAAGTCAACACGCAGATGCATGACACAAAGTCGCCTGAACACTCTACCACGTCAATGGAGTTTGGCCAGGAGTCTCCCGACCACTCCTTAGCCCTCGACTTTAGCAAGCAATCTCCCGAACACCCATCTGCAGGAAGCAACTCTCGCGCCACCGAGAACGGACCAACTGAGATTACCGACAGCCCCTCGGATGTTGTGAGACCATCTGAGGAGCAAATCTCAACAGCCGAGAAGCATTTGCTTTTTGACGACGCCGATTCGGCTCATGCTGCGTCTGTGACCCCGTCAGACGCATCCCAATCCACTCCCTCAGTCACAACCCCGTGCCAAATTACAGAGCTGACCCTGATGGTTGAGCAGACGGAGGGGTCTCCAGTCACCCCAAAGGCAGCCTCTTTCACCCGTTCTCCCCATTCCAGTGAGGCATCCCCAGTTTCAGGAGATCCCGCAGAAAGAGACATCAGCCCCACGTCGGCCTTTGCGGAGCACAAGTTTGGCACACTGGAAAAACTGGACAAACCCTCTGAGCTGACTAAGGCGGCCTCTTTCACCCTCGCTCCCACCCATTCTGCCCATCCCAGCGAGGCATCCCCAGTCTCAAGAGGTCCAACGGAGAGAAAAAGCCCCATTTCACCATCTGCCGAACACAAGTCTGACGCACAGGAAAAAGTTGACCAATGCTACGATATGATGAAGGCAGCCTCTTCCACCCACTCTCCCCCGCATTCTCCCCGTTCCAGTCAGGCATCCCCGGTCTCAGGAGGTCCTATGGAGAAAGACATCAGCCCCGTTTCACCGTCAATGGAACACAAGTCGGATGTGCAAGGGAAACATGACAAACCCTCCGAAATCACTTCCCTGTCATTGTCATCATCGTGGTTTTCAGATGAAGGGAAACCTTTCCCAGAAAAAGAGACCAACCCATTTATATGTGAAGACTCACGATTCAAGAAATCTCCCGGGAGCCCTAAAGCCCCTTCCCCGTCTTATCTACCTCCGTCGTCACAACCGTACGCTACCAATGCAGCCTGCAGCTTCGGAGAGCCAGATTCCTCCAAGATCAGTCCGTCTGGCGTGTCCAGGGCAGATGTTGACCTCTGTTTAGTCACCTCGTGTGAATACCGTCATCCCAAGACAGAACTCTCACCGTCTTTCATCAATCCCAATCCCcttgaatatttcatcaatgAGGAGAGCGCCCCGGAGGAAGAGAAGCGTCTCGAGACGGTGGGAGGAGGACCGCCGCCTCCAGGGGGGAAGCTTCCCGCCAAGCAGTGTGAGGAAACTCCTCCCACGTCTATCAGTGAATCTGCCCCCTCGCAGACCGATTCCGATGTTCCACCAGGTACAGAGGAGTGCCCCTCAATCACGGCAGATGCTAACATTGATTCGGAGGACGACTCGGAGACTCTGCCCGCTGACAGAACCCTCGCATACAGGCATGCGGATCCTCCTCCAGTGGCGCTCAGGGACTCGGCTCCATCCGTGGGCCCCCGTGATGTCTGCATGGTTGACCCGGAGGCCCTCAAGGCTGAAGAAAACCGCCACAATGCTAACACAGAAGCTGCGGAAAAGCCCAAGAAGAAAAAGCTCACCAAAAAGGCCTCCTCGCCGGCACGGAAAACCAGTCTGTCCAAAGCGAAGGACTCAAAGAACGCCTCTCCGAAGAAGAGTCTCGGAGAGGGGAAAGAAGCCAAAAACGCAACCAATAAGTCGGCATCTCGAGGTACCGGCGGGAAGGCGTCGAGTGTGGCCTCCGTACCCAACTGTCCTCCCATGTACATGGATTTGGTTTACATCCCCAATCACTGCAGTGCTAAGAACGTGGATGCCGAATTCTTCCAGCGGGTGCGCTCCTCTTACTACGTGGTCAGTGGCAATGACCAGACGTCTCAGGAGCCCAGTCGGGCTGTCCTCGACGCTCTGCTTGAAGGGAAAGCCCGCTGGGAAAACAATATGCAG ATCACGCTGATACCGACCCACGACACGGACGTGATGAGGGAGTGGTACCAGGAGAGCCACGACAAGCAACAGGAACTGAACGTTATGGTCCTGGCCAGCAGCAGCACAGTAGTCATGCAGGACGAGTCCTTCCCGGCGTGTAAGATAGAAATGTAG